Part of the Candidatus Coatesbacteria bacterium genome is shown below.
TTTGGACCGGCTAAGCCGTTCCCTCGTCACCCTCCTCGGCCAGGGCGGCCTTGCGCTCGGCGGCCAGGCGTTCCATCGCCTGGACCTTCTCTTTGTTCCGGCGCCGCTCCTTGCGGCCCTCCGGGGTGAAGCGGTTGCGGAAGAAGTAGCGCAGGTGCTTCCAGCCCACCGGGAAGATCAGCGACCACTCGTCCCAGTGCACCAGGGTGCGGAAGAACTTGCCCAGCAGGAACCTGGGGCTGAGGTAGATCATCCGGAAGCCCTTGTCGCAGTAGTAGTCGATCTCCTGGGGGGTCAGGTTGCCGCCGGCGGCGTTGGAGACCATGTCCCCGGCCTCGGAGCTGGTCAGCTCGTGCATGTCGGCCGAGGTGATCCGCCCCTCGCCGATGAGCTGCTCGAAGGCTGCCGTGCCCGGGTAGAGGGACAGGGGCAGCCACTGGACCGTATAGAGCGGCAACTGCCTGGCGAAGCGGTAGCTCTCCTCGATGGTCTCGACGGTCTCGCCCGGGGTGCCGATGATGAAGGCGGCGTTGAACAGCACGCCGGTACGCTTGCAGTCCGCGGCGAAGCGCCGCATCCGCTCGACGGTGCTCCCCTTGCGCATGGCGTCGAGCATCCGCTGCGAGCCCGACTCGAAGCCCACGCAGAGCATCCGCAGGCCGGCGTTCTTGAGGTCCTTGAGAACCTCGTAGTCCACGTCGGCCCGGGCGTTGGTCGACCATTTGATCTTCAGGCCGCGCTGGCGGTAGCCCTCGGCGAAGGCGTGCATCCGCTTGTTGCTGATGGTGAAGGTGTCGTCCTCGAACATGATCTCTTTGGCCTTCGGCCAGTGCGACTGGATGAACTCCATCTCGTCGAGGACCTTATCCAGGGAGCGGTAGCGCACCCGGCGGCCGGAGAAGGTATGGGGGAACAAGCAGAAGGTGCAGCGGTGAGGGCAGCCCCGGCTGGCCCGGGTCATCACGTGGGGCCAGCGGCAGGGGTTGTAGCGGTAGTGCCTGATGTTGAGCCCCTGATTCCAGTAGACCTCGGCTAGCATCGGCAGGTCGTCGAGGTCGGGGATCAGCGGCCGGGCCTCGGTGCGGACGAACCCGCCGTCGCGCAGGAAGGCCAACCCCTGGATCCGCTCCAGCTCGTCGAGGTCCCCGCCGCCGGCCAGCCAGTCGGCGACCTCGACGACGGTGTAGTCGTACTCGCCGACGGCCACGGCGTCCAGGTCCGCCCCGCCGGCCTTGAGGACCAGCTCGGGGATGCTCGTCGGGTGCGGACCGACGAGCATGGTGAAGACGTCCCCGCCCTGCTGCTCCTTGAGGGCGTTGAGAGTGTTGATGTCGGCGGCCAGACTCGGCGCGCTGGTGGCGGCGATGACCAGCCGCGGTTCGAGCTCCCGGGCGATCTCCAGGGTGCCGGCGAGATCGATGTCCGCCGCCGGGCAATCGACCAGCTTGACCGTGTGGCCGGCGCGCTCCAGCATCCCCGCGGCCCAGGCCAGCCAGAGGGGGAAGTAGAGGGTGCCGCCACGCGGGGCGTAGGCCGAGCGCTGCTCGCGGCTGAAGTGCTTGACAAAGGGAGGGTTGAGGACCAGGATGTTCACGGGGGGCT
Proteins encoded:
- a CDS encoding radical SAM protein, which gives rise to MNILVLNPPFVKHFSREQRSAYAPRGGTLYFPLWLAWAAGMLERAGHTVKLVDCPAADIDLAGTLEIARELEPRLVIAATSAPSLAADINTLNALKEQQGGDVFTMLVGPHPTSIPELVLKAGGADLDAVAVGEYDYTVVEVADWLAGGGDLDELERIQGLAFLRDGGFVRTEARPLIPDLDDLPMLAEVYWNQGLNIRHYRYNPCRWPHVMTRASRGCPHRCTFCLFPHTFSGRRVRYRSLDKVLDEMEFIQSHWPKAKEIMFEDDTFTISNKRMHAFAEGYRQRGLKIKWSTNARADVDYEVLKDLKNAGLRMLCVGFESGSQRMLDAMRKGSTVERMRRFAADCKRTGVLFNAAFIIGTPGETVETIEESYRFARQLPLYTVQWLPLSLYPGTAAFEQLIGEGRITSADMHELTSSEAGDMVSNAAGGNLTPQEIDYYCDKGFRMIYLSPRFLLGKFFRTLVHWDEWSLIFPVGWKHLRYFFRNRFTPEGRKERRRNKEKVQAMERLAAERKAALAEEGDEGTA